The segment GCGCCAGTGAGATCGTGTTCTATCAGCCGCGGCAAGAGCGCATCGCCGATGATCCGCAGCGCCGCCAACCGGATATCACGCGCGCCCGCACCATCTTGGGGTGGGCGCCCAAAGTCTCGCTGGAAGAGGGCTTGCGCAGGACGATTGACTACTTCCGGGCGCTCGCGCAGCAGCCGGCATGAGGGGCCGCGGTGGCCGAGCTGATTAAAGCCGTTGGCCGTCGTCGCCTTCACAGGCGATGGGCGGGGAGAATTATTCACCCGGATCTATCCCCACCTCGCGAATCTGCTCCTTCCCGCGCACGGCGTCCCAGATGCGGTTGATGCTCCACGCGCCTTGAATGAGCGGCGCGAATGACGCAAGGCGATAGGCCACCACGTCGCCCCGCAGTCGGTCTAGCTCCTCGGTCAACGCCTGCTCCATGCGCGCGGTGATCCGCCGGGGATCGAGTGCATCCGCGCTGTCCGCCTTGCGCACCACAAAAGGCTGCGCAACGCTGATAAAAGCGTCGGGCTTTTGCTCGCCGATGAATTCGCAGCGCAGGGCGATGGGATACAGCGCGCACGCGCCAACCTGCTGCGCTGTCTTGCTCGCGATGCGGCCGGCACCCTGGTAGAACGCCAGCGGCCGCACGTCGTTGGCGCGGATCTTGCCCTGCGGGAAGATGAGCAGCGCGCGGGGCGGCGCGCCGCGACGCGATGCGGCGGTCAGGAGGTTGACGGCGTAGTTCATGCTCTCCACCGCGCGTCGCGGGTCGCGCCGGTTGACGGAGAATGCGCCGCACCAGCGGAAGAAACTATAACGCACAAGCTGGGTATCCTCAACGATCACGTAGCCGTCCGTATGCCAGCACTCCTCGTTCAAAGCCATCATCAGGTGCGCATCCCACCAGGTGCTGTGATTACCGAACATGATGAGTGGCGGTGAATCCAACCCCGGCGGCGGCGCGGCTTGCCGCAAGTAGACGCGGTGAAACGACGACCTCAGTTGCACCTTGATTAAGAAGGTGTAAATCAGCCGGTTGAGCAGGGGATTCTTGCGAGCTGTGAGCACGTCTGAAGTGGATGGTACACGATTTGGGTGAGCGCCGGTTGATGGGTGGTCAGCAGTCGCGCAGCGCAGAGTCGGCGCGCTCACCGATGCTGCGCTAGAATCTGCAGCGATGTAGCGAATTGCATTATGCAGCGCGTGCGTGAAAGCCTGCGTGCCATCGTTGGCAGCTACCTCACGCGAGTTGCAAACATCCCGTGCCAGAAGAGAGGAGAGCCCAAATATGAACAGACTACGCACAATCGAATTGTCCATCGCAGCAGCGATCGCCCTAGCCGCCTGTGCGGCCCCGCCGGCTGCGCCGGCGACGCAGCCACCGGCTGCGACGTCCGGCTTGCCCGATCTGGGCGGCCGCGAGATCGTCATCGCCGTCGAAAACGCTTATATCCCATTCAACTACATCCGATTGGACAACGGCAAGGCGGAGGGCTGGGACTACGACGCCATCGCAGAGATTTGCAAGCGGCTGAATTGCAAGCCCGTGTTCCGAGAAATCGCCTGGGACGGCATGATCGCCGCGGTCGCTGCCGGCCAGTTCGATATGGCGGCCGACGGCATCACCATCACCGAAGAGCGCAAACAAAGCGTGGATTTCTCCGACGGCTACATCAAGGTGGATCAGCGCCTGGTCGTCCGCGTGGATGAAACTCGCTTCAAGAGCGTCGAAGAGTTCAAGAACGGCAACTTCAAGCTGGCGACGCAGAAAGGCACAACCAACTACGCCGAGGGCGTCAAACTGGTCGGCGAAGCGCGTGTGATCGCGTTCGACGACTTCGGCTCGGCGGTGCAGGCGGTGATCTCTCAGGACGCCGACGCGGTCATCATTGACGACGTGGCGGGCCAAGGCTACGTGGGGGTGAATGCCGACAAGCTCAAGCTGCTCGACGGCATCGTCAGTGAAGGCCAAGAGCTGGGCTTCATCTTCCCCAAGGGCAGCGACCTGGTTGGGCCAATCAACGCTGCGCTGAGGGCCATGCGCGAAGATGGCACCTTGCAGCGTTTGCAGGATAAGTGGTTCCCGAAGGGTCGCCAAGTGATTGGATATGATCAGATCGGCCCGGGCGCCTATGGCGACCCAACGCCCACGCCGCAGCCATAGCGACCAGAGGCCGCTTGCGTTATTGCTCACATTGAGTACAACAGGCGCGCAACCGAGCAAGAAGCCGGTTGCGCGCTGCTTTCATCATGTCGTTGACTACCACGCCGCAGCCTGAGGCCATTCCACGTGATTCGGCAGCGGATCGCTCAGCGCAGGGCCGGTTCGTTGACCGCATGGCACGTTGGCCGTGGTGGCTGCTGATCATCGTGTTCTTCGGTGCGCTGATCGCGTGGAACGCGATGACCAGCGAGCTTTATTCCGCGATCTTCAACCGGCTGTTGCTGGGCATTGGCGTCACGATCTTCACCACGCTGGTCGCCTATGGCCTGGCCATCGCCATTGGGCTGATCGCCGGCCTGGGGCGAGTATCGCAGAACCCCGTCATCTACAACATCGCCACGCTTTACGTGCAGGTCATCCGTGGCGTGCCGATCCTGGTGCAGTTGCTGGTGATCGCGTTCGTCATCGTGCCCATCGTCATGGACGGCGTCAACCTGCTGGGCAATGCCCTGGCGCCGATTTGGGGCGCCGATAATCTCCTCGTGCGCGCCAAGCCGCAGGATGTGCCATTCTTGACCCGCAGCATCATCGCGCTGGCCATTGCCTACGGCGGCTTCCAGGCCGAGACTTTCCGCGCCGGCATTCAGTCCATCAGCAAAGGGCAGATGGAGGCAGCGCGTTCGCTGGGCATGAGCTACTGGCAGGCGATGCGCTACGTCATCCTGCCGCAGGCCATCCGGCGCGTGCTGCCGCCGCTGGGCAACGACTTCATCGCCATGCTGAAGGATTCGTCGCTGGTGTCGGTGCTCGGCGTGCGTGACATTACTCAAGAGGCGCGCCTGTATGCCGCCGCTTCGTTTCGCTTTTTGGAAACCTACACGTCGCTGGCCTTCTTGTATCTGGCTATGACCATCGTGCTGTCGTTGGGCGTCAAATGGCTGGAGAACCGCTTGAACAGCGAAGGCCGCGCGCAAGGCTGAGGAGGATGAGCGCGATGCAACGCGACGAACCGATGATCGTCATTAAGCACCTGGTCAAGCAGTTCGGCAACCTGCGCGCGGTGGACGACGTCAGTCTGACGGTGGGGCGGGGCAGCGTGACCGTGATCATCGGCCCCAGCGGCAGCGGCAAGAGCACCGTGCTGCGCTGCATCAACCACTTGGAGACCCCGACCAGCGGCGAGATTTGGGTGGACGGCATTCACCTCACCCACGACGCGAAGCACATCAACGCCGTGCGGGCCGAGGTGGGCATGGTGTTCCAGCAGTTCAACCTTTTCCCGCATCTGACGGTGTTGGAAAACGTGACGCTGGCGCAGCGCGTGGTGCGCAAGCGCAGCGAAGGCGAAGCGCGCGACATCGCGATGCAACAGCTCACCCGCGTCGGCATTCCGGAGAAAGCCAACGCTTATCCCAGTCAACTGAGCGGCGGCCAACAGCAGCGCTTGGCCATCGCGCGCGCCCTGGCCATGAATCCGAAGATCATGTTGTTCGACGAGCCAACCAGCGCGCTGGATCCGGAAATGATCAAGGAGGTGCTGGACGTGATGCTGGAGTTGGCGCGCAGCGGCATGACGATGGTCGTCGTGACCCATGAGATGGGCTTTGCGCGCAAGGCCGCCGACGAGATCGTGTTTATGGATCGCGGACGGATCGTCGAGCAGGGCCCGCCAGAAGTGTTCTTCGCCAACCCGCGCGAGGAACGCGCGCGGGCGTTCCTCAATCAGATCCTGCGCTGAATTACATCAGGCCTTCGTCCAACGAGCGGCGGCCGAGTTTCTTGCGGTTGGCCTCGGCGCGCACCTCGGCCGGCGCCTCGGCCAGCGGATCGGCAAACTGCCGGTAAATTGCCTCACCGTATTCGGTCGTGCGCACCACGACCGGCATGGGCACAGCGTGACCCATGATCAACGCCTGCTGCTTGCTCTCCAGCGCTGCCAGCACGCTCCGCAACTGCTGTGCACCGCTCATGCCGGTGAAGACCGCCGCAATGTCGCGTTCGTCGCTCAGCGCGCAGGTGATGCGTGTGCCGATCTGGCTCATCACCTCGGCGTCAATTTGGCTGGGGCGTTGATCCACGATGAGCAGGGTCACGTTGTATTTGCGCAGCTCGCGCGCAATCGTGCCGAAGATGGTCAAGTCGGCCACGCCCGGCTGCAGGAACTTGTGCGCCTCTTCCACTGCGATGACGAGCTTCCTGGGCTCTTTGCCGCACTCGCCCTCCGCCGCTTCCTTCATCTCGACGTAGCGGCGGTGGATGCGCCGGGTGAGGAAGTTGGCGACGAAGACGTAGGCCGGCAGGTCGTTGCCGTAACGCCCGAATTCCACCACCACGCTCTCGCCGCGCGTGAGATGGTTGAGCACCCGTTCGGCGAAATCTTCGCTCACCTCGCGGCGCAGGAAGTCGAACTTCAACAGCCGGCTGAGCTTGCGCTGCATGGCGAAGTAGGTGCCCTCGGCGATCTTGTTGCCGTCGAACAGCTCCTGCACTTTCGGCGGGATATCGTCGCTGAGCAATTGGTGCACCCAGGCATGCGCGAAGCGGCGCTTGAGCGCGTGCAATGCATTCACCTGCACGTCGCTCAGGCCGAGCACGCCGCGCAGCATCTCGATGTCTTCCGGCTCAATCTGGTCGTAGCCGATGTGCAAGGCGAACTCCGGCCGCGAGCCGCGCACGCTGGACGACGCCTCGTCCAGCGTAACGATGATGACCTTATGGCAGATGGCGTCGAGCCGTTTTAGCCCCTTCAACTGACGTCCGCCGTCGCCTTTGAGCGTGTAGCCATAGTCGTTGTGCATGTCGAAGATCAACACGCTGGCCAGGTCGCGCCGGATGATGTTGGCGAGCAACGGCAGGGTGAGGAAGGTCTTCCCCGTGCCGCTGCGGCCGAACACGGCGCTGCTGCGCTCTACGAAGCGCTCCAGATCCAGCTTGATCTCGATGGTCTCGTCTTCAACCGAGGCGCCGATGCGATACGCGGTGCGCTCGTCGGCGGCGAAGATCTCCTGCACCTCTTCGGGCGTGGCGCGGCGGACGACGGTGAAATGCGCAGGCACGCTCTTCACCGGCTTTACTTCGCCCCGGCCTTCCTGCACCAACATCGGCTTGACGTGCAGCGTGCCATAGGCCACCGTGCCGCGGTAGATCTCCAAGCGCGGGTCGTCATCGGCCGGCGGCGATTGCGCCAGGGCAGCATCGGTCATGTCGAGCCGAATATCGGTGACCAGGCCGAAGAACTTACGATCGGTCTGACCTTTGATGATGACGTAGGAGCCGACGGCCACGCCCTCAACGATCACGTCGCCGTCCAGTTTGACGAGCACGCCGTCGTTGAGCGACCCACCAATGACTACGCCCAGGCGCGCGGGTAATTCATCGCGCTGTAGCCGCGCCCGATCGCTGGGCGCGAAGGGGTTGAGTGTCGAGAGCAGATTAGCAGTCACCGTGCATCCTCCAAAGGATAGCGCCACCTCGCGTTATACCAACCGGCGCAACAATCCATCCAGCCGTGCGCCGTCGCCGGCCAGCAGCCGGGCCAGCTCGCAGCCACACCGGCGG is part of the Candidatus Roseilinea sp. genome and harbors:
- a CDS encoding glycerol acyltransferase yields the protein MLTARKNPLLNRLIYTFLIKVQLRSSFHRVYLRQAAPPPGLDSPPLIMFGNHSTWWDAHLMMALNEECWHTDGYVIVEDTQLVRYSFFRWCGAFSVNRRDPRRAVESMNYAVNLLTAASRRGAPPRALLIFPQGKIRANDVRPLAFYQGAGRIASKTAQQVGACALYPIALRCEFIGEQKPDAFISVAQPFVVRKADSADALDPRRITARMEQALTEELDRLRGDVVAYRLASFAPLIQGAWSINRIWDAVRGKEQIREVGIDPGE
- a CDS encoding basic amino acid ABC transporter substrate-binding protein, encoding MNRLRTIELSIAAAIALAACAAPPAAPATQPPAATSGLPDLGGREIVIAVENAYIPFNYIRLDNGKAEGWDYDAIAEICKRLNCKPVFREIAWDGMIAAVAAGQFDMAADGITITEERKQSVDFSDGYIKVDQRLVVRVDETRFKSVEEFKNGNFKLATQKGTTNYAEGVKLVGEARVIAFDDFGSAVQAVISQDADAVIIDDVAGQGYVGVNADKLKLLDGIVSEGQELGFIFPKGSDLVGPINAALRAMREDGTLQRLQDKWFPKGRQVIGYDQIGPGAYGDPTPTPQP
- a CDS encoding amino acid ABC transporter, translated to MARWPWWLLIIVFFGALIAWNAMTSELYSAIFNRLLLGIGVTIFTTLVAYGLAIAIGLIAGLGRVSQNPVIYNIATLYVQVIRGVPILVQLLVIAFVIVPIVMDGVNLLGNALAPIWGADNLLVRAKPQDVPFLTRSIIALAIAYGGFQAETFRAGIQSISKGQMEAARSLGMSYWQAMRYVILPQAIRRVLPPLGNDFIAMLKDSSLVSVLGVRDITQEARLYAAASFRFLETYTSLAFLYLAMTIVLSLGVKWLENRLNSEGRAQG
- a CDS encoding ABC transporter ATP-binding protein translates to MQRDEPMIVIKHLVKQFGNLRAVDDVSLTVGRGSVTVIIGPSGSGKSTVLRCINHLETPTSGEIWVDGIHLTHDAKHINAVRAEVGMVFQQFNLFPHLTVLENVTLAQRVVRKRSEGEARDIAMQQLTRVGIPEKANAYPSQLSGGQQQRLAIARALAMNPKIMLFDEPTSALDPEMIKEVLDVMLELARSGMTMVVVTHEMGFARKAADEIVFMDRGRIVEQGPPEVFFANPREERARAFLNQILR